From Candidatus Pedobacter colombiensis, one genomic window encodes:
- a CDS encoding ORF6N domain-containing protein, which translates to MRIAGPDEVVLSKIYQIRGQKVMLDNDLAVLYGVETKRLNEQVRRNMERFPADFMFQLTHDEHQSLRSQFATSKTGRGGRAYLPYAFTEHGVLMLSSVLNKQAIQKMIYDHRCYETLL; encoded by the coding sequence ATGAGGATTGCGGGGCCGGATGAAGTTGTCTTGAGTAAAATCTATCAGATTCGTGGTCAGAAAGTAATGCTAGATAATGATTTGGCAGTACTTTATGGGGTTGAGACGAAAAGGCTGAATGAACAAGTTCGTAGAAATATGGAAAGATTCCCGGCTGATTTTATGTTCCAACTTACTCATGATGAACACCAGTCTTTGAGGTCGCAATTTGCGACCTCAAAGACTGGGAGAGGGGGACGGGCTTATTTACCTTATGCTTTTACTGAACATGGGGTGTTGATGTTGTCAAGCGTATTAAATAAACAAGCTATACAAAAAATGATCTATGATCATAGATGCTATGAAACGTTATTGTAA